The Streptococcus marmotae genome contains the following window.
GAGTTAGTCCACCAAATGCCAGATACTTGCTTATGAGAAACTGTTGATTTTCTTTAGCTTCTTGGCTTCTTTCAATTTGTTCTGACAGCCGGTCAGCCACTCCTAAATTTTTTAAAATCTCATAAGCAGATAAATATTCTTTTAATTTTCCGGAAAATTCCCCTGTGCGAACGGATAATGCAGCATATCCATCGCTGATTTTTTTCCCAAACTTTCCACTTATGGAAAATAGCATAACAGTTGAAAACATAGCAAAAATAACAAATTTCCAACTAATCAAACCTAAAAATACCAAGGAAATGACCGACAAGACTACAGAACTAACAAAACCTGTTATCGGCTCCAATAAATAGACGGATACGACCTCTAATTGGTAAGTATAGATTGCCATGTGGTCGCCTATTTCTTTTTGATAAAACTTCTCAAATGGCATCCGCTCAATGTTCTTACTAATACTGTTCCCCAGATATAATTTCCACTTTCGAGTTAACTTGGCATTGACAATTTTTAATATGGCTCTCAATATTTCAACAACAACTAAGCAAACAACAAGCCAAATAAGATTGAACCAAACTTGACCAGTTCCAGCCAACACCTCATTCAAAATATCTGTCCTTGCATAGACGGTATATACTGCTCCAACTGAGACAATAAAGGTTAAAAAAGCTGATAATGACAAATTAAACTTATCAATTGAAAGAATCTCAACTATTTTCTTCGGCATCCTATACAACCTCACTTTTCCCACTTAATATCGTTTCTTTGCCCGTTATTACACCGTAGAACGGCAAATAATCCTTTTAAAAGTATATCATAAAATTATATTCTCTATACCAAAAGTGGTGCATTATAGCACGCCGTACACATGAAAACTTTCTCTTCATCCTTTTGGGCCCTGACATCAATTTTGAAAAGATAGCTTTTTAAATCAATCATCGTAGTCACCTCATAATATAGTATACCACTTTGATTGATTTTGTCATGATGAATCTAGTTTTCTGAAATCAAAAGTTTCTTCATGCGTTTGACGTGCTTAGCATGATAAACGTTTTTTCATCAGTCGTGTTCGTATAAAGTCAAACCACCATTTTAGGGCTTCATTCTGATGGAACACAAGCAACAAAATCCGTAACCACTGTCCCAAGGGCAACTGAACAATGCAGGCGATACTTCTTACTTTTACGAAAGACAGACTTTCCTATTTTTATGGACTGACAAGAAAATGATGATTCCTTTGGTTCGGTCATAGACATTCCTTCTTTTGATTAGGAGTTGCATAAAGTTAGACTTGCTGTCACTCTTTTCCTCATCATAAAAAGAAGGTTTGATTTTGGTATCACAGAAAAGAAGGCAAAAAAATACCTATAAAATATGGATAATAAACTGATATTTCCTCATAGACTATTCATTAAAAATCTTAAGAACTCTTCTGATATCCAAAAGCATCTCAGAGAGATATAATTGTAGCGTTGCTTGTCTAAAGAAAGTAAAAACGCTACTCAGCAACTACTCACATTTATTGAAAACCGGATTAACCACTATCCAAAGAAGATGGTGAGTTACAAATCTCCTAGAGAATTTTTACTCGCTGACTAACTTGAAGTTGAAATTTAGCTTTCACAACACTCTCCAGTTTTTAACCTCGTTATTAAGAGTGAAAATTTTCAAGAGTTTTACCGCTTATCTTACAAAAAATAACAAAAGACGATAAAGCAACTGCTCTATCGCCAAATAGATTAACTACATCATTACCTTTGGTGGTTCTATCGGTTTGGGAATCGGAATCGGTTTACGAAATTTTGGTTTGGAAGGAGACTTGCAAATACAATGACAATTCCCGACATTTTCAAGTTCTCCTCCTGTAACATGAGTCAACTGACTCACGGTAAGTTCTTTCATCATAAATGATACCTCTTAATAATATCTATTTTTTACATAAAAATTAAGATTAAATAATTCACCACAGAAAAAACAACTAACAAACTATTGTTAAGAAGATGAACAGCAATTGAATCGACAATATTACCTCGACGGGCATAAGCTAGATAAAATATCGCTCCAAGAGCAAAATAGGTAACAAATTCAATCGGATAGACAACATGTAGGATAGCAAATATAGCAGAGCTAACAAGCAACTTCAGCCATTTATGATGTTCCTTAAAGAAATAGTGACTGAAAAAACCTCTAAATATCAATTCTTCCATAATAGGGGCAAAGACACCAATTGCAATATGAAAGGCTATGAAATACAGCGGAAACATCTTCATCACCTGTTCATTTGTTGCAAGCAAGGCCGCATCATTCGCAGATGTTTGATTGCCTGTAACCAGTTGAGTGAGGATTGTCCCACCGATTGCTACGACACGGGTGGCTAAGTAAAAGAGCAAGGCTATCCCAAAATCTTTCCAGCCAAATCTGTATTTTTTCTTACCCGATTTCTTTTGGTACTGTTTCCAAACTATTACGACAATGGATATGGCCACAATTAAGTACCCGATACTCGCTCCCCATCTCATCGGTTCTGCCGTTGTTTCTTGCGTCCCAATCAGCCTCATGGGAAATATATTGATGAGCAGACTGAGCATGATGAGACCGATTAACTTCATGATATTTTTAAACCGTTGCATTGATTATTCCTCCATCTTTAATCCCAAATATTTTATTCCAATTACTACCAAAGACATGTCCAGTCCAACTCCTAAACAAAATAGACTATTCAAATATCGCTCACCTGTTTTGAGGAACATCCCTTTTTTATCCGTTTCTAATGACGTGTTACTAAGAGGGAGGACCTGAGAAGAACAGCCTTTTGTTCCCATCTTATTAAAAGAAACTTCTTCTCTTACTTCCATCACTTCTTTAGAAAACTGAACAATATTTAAAGAAGTCGATACCAATCTTTGGATTTTTTGATTTGTACTCGCTATTTGATGAGAAGCTGATGTAGCGAGTTTATCAGATACTACTCTGTCTTCGGAGAACATTTGTTTCTCACTTTTCTTATCGGTATCCGACATCTCGACTATCTCTTCAGAATGTTTATCGAGCTCATTTTTGAGTTCCTCTTTTTTATCTTTATTATCATTTGGTTGCTCTGGAGCTTTGCCAAGATAAAGATAATCATAAAGTTGTTGCGGAGTCACTCCTCCACCAACCCAACCAGAAATAGGCTTGCCATTTTTTAGGTACAGTACCGTAGGTGTTCTTGGAATCCCAATTGTTTTAAAGACAAATTCTTTAGCTGTATCATTAAAATCTTACCGTCAGTATTATAATACTCCAATCGATTATCAATAATCCGATTAAATTCTTTTAAGTCTAGAGAAAATTGACGGCAATAATAGCAAGTCCCACGACCAAAGTGAGCTGATCACTATTTTACAAAATACTTCTAAATAGATTTCATATTTTTAATTATATTGCAGTATATAAAATTCAATTAAAAATAGCCAGTTCTATGCTTAACTTATTATCTTACTTTTTACTGAATCCTATCTTTATTTTGTTTCTCTTTTATCAACAATCTTTCGAGTACATATAGTCTAAGAATAAATGGTATAAGTATGCAATGTATCCCACACACCATTATGATAAACGATAGCATAGGTATAAAATAAAATATAGCGACCATTGTAGTCGTCAACAATAGTATATTTGATGCAACTTCATCTGAAGCAAATTTTATTATGTACGGAGTTAGGCGATCTAATATTACTGAATCTGGAAAAAAGATTATTTTGCACATCTTGCACCTCCAAACTAATTCTGATATTTGTTCAACCATAATTAATTTTGTAAAATTTTAATATATATAAAAGAGAGGAAAACAACTACTCATATTTTACACAAAAGAGTATTCGTCCTCATCTATTAAATCTCTATCTACTTTCTAATGTAGGAAAACGATAGCAGCTGCAGCTCCCCCTGCTGCACAAATAGCATAAATCTGTGGTGTTGGAAAAGGCACTGTTTACAAACAGAAACTTAAACCTTCAACTGCTCCACCAACTCCTGACAGGAATAAATCTGCCCCATTTTTATCTCCACCTTGGATAATAGATAATTCTTCTTGTGATAAATCACAAATTTTAAAAATAGATTTTCCATCTTAGTCCTACCTCTTTCTCTTTAAATCAATATCACATATGCATAAAATATATCCTACAGCATTGAAAACAATGAAAATATGGCTATAAAATAGAATTAACTTCGAATCCAACCCAAGAAATAGCCTAACTATAAAATAAAGAAGCAATAACATCTGAACAAATTTTGTATATTTCAAAAATTCTTTGAATCGATCTAATGTCTGTTTCAGAGTAAATTTTGTCTTAAGACTTTTATTTAAAAATAGAAAAACAACTATCTCAAATAATGAACTATATAAAGCCAACATTAATAGATTCAAATAACTAATTTTTAAGCTCATACCTAAGATTATTGTTATTAATACTGTCACAGAAATTGGAATAATAATTTTAAATTTAGCCATTGTCTGTCCTTCTACTCATTGTCTAAATCTCTGGTAAACTATTAGTTAGCTCTAATAATTGCCCAAGTTCCGGTACAATACTGAGCACCTAAAATTGCTTCCCCTAAGGTTCCAACAACAGGAAAAACACTACCAGCAGCACCTGCTGCCGTACAAACTGCTAAGACATGAACAAACTCCTCAACTCCTACTTTTTCTCCACCTTCAACAGATGTCAGTTGCTCAATATCCATACGTTTAAATTGTGAGATAATTTGTGTATTCATAATGAATACCTCTTTTTTTATTTTTAGTCTCAGGCTCAGTTCAATCCTGAAGTCTATAATACTTTAATCCCCAAGCTAGTAAGCTAGCAAGTAAGAAACTAATAAAAGCACAAATAAAGCCAATAATCTGTTGATAGGTTTCCAAAGCTGTAAAGCCACGGAAAATACCTAGGCCCCCTAAACAAATAAATAGAAGGATAAACATTATTTGAATTGTTCTAGGGCTTACCACAGGCGAAAATTTTAATTTATTTTCCTGCTCGTATTTTATCTCTCTAATAAAGTAAATATTACTTACCACATTAGCTAAAAATAGAATTCCAAATGCTACCCGAATAAACAGAGAAAGCTTTAATAATTCTCCAGAAAATATTATTACCAAAAAGAAAAAAATAGGTATTTGTCCTGTTATAAAACGCATTATTTCTAATTTTTGTCGTCTAGAAATACTTTTTTTCATGCAAACACTTCCATTCTATGCATTAAAGGTATAATTAACAAGTTAATGCCCCGCCGATACCTCCAATCACAGCCCCCACGGCTCCTGTTCCAATTTCATAAGGGCCTAAAAACACCGTTCCACCAGCTGTTGCCATATAGGCTTCACCGGCACACTTTCCAATACTTGGAGCACTTTATCCCACTTGACCCCAATTAACTTTACCACCCACTACAGTATCAAGATCATTGGAGTTCAAAGAATTAAATTGTTCTACTGTTTTTGTATTCATAATGAATACCTCTTTTTTATTTTTAGTTTCTGTCTTGTTGCAACTTTGACAAGTTTAGTATAACACGATAAAAAATATTTTATTTTTAAAATCTTCAAATGTCTTATTTTCATCATGAAATGTAGTTTTTCAAAAATTTTCAAGAGTTTAATACTTAGTGAAAATCAAAGTTAGCATTTTGGAAACTTACCTAGATGGTTTCGTCAGCAGCTAGCTATTTTTTACTATCTGTTGCATTTGCTGAAAAAACATCCTATTTGACTCACTTAGCCTGCTCTATTTTATAGCAAAAAATGACTAGTTATAGATAAAAAGGCTATTTTTAAAATTAAATGAGTATAAAGAACGAATGACAATCAAAAGGCTTGTCCGCTGGTAAAAGTTTTCAAGAGCTATTAATAGCTTATTATCTACCCGCTTACTGTCCTTCAAAACTGTTAATATCTCCAGTATATTTTCTTAAAATTTTATTGTGTCATAGTTCGTCTGATGATCTGCACCTTGAAAAATATGCTTTATCTCATTTCAGGCTACTCATGGTTTGAAAACTATAAAATCGGTCGTCTACGAAAACCAATTGAGACTGTATTTTCAAGCCTAGAACAATTTGGAATAGAAGATTTACGCTGTCGCAATTTAAGAGCACTAAAATTTAGGGTCGAAGCAATATTGCTCACCTACTCACTCATGCTTAAAACAAGTCATGGGGACTTTGGTTTGAGTTTGAGATACTCTCTAGCTTATGTATTATAATCAACTAGCACAACAGGTTAAATTTAGTAATATGCTAAAAGCTACAGTTGGAAAGTTGAGAAAATGTAATAGACAAAAGTTATTCACTATTCAAAATTAGTTATTAAATTTCATTCCTTGGATTGATATTCAACTATTTCTATTTTTTTTGTATATTCTCATGATGGATGCAGTTATCAACATAATTCCAATCCCTAAAGCAAGCAAAATCATTATGGAATTCACCACAATAGGTACTATTGTAACACGATTGATAAGACGCATTACAGATAGAGACGCCAAGAAAAGGAAAGCGTATGATTCTAGTCTAAGCAAAGACTGCATTTGATTATCAACTGCCCTTAAAAATGGTGGCAACAAAAACAAAGTGAGTATTATAAGAAATATATTAGATGTAATTTCTTCCCCATTGTTAAAAAACAAAATCATGAGCATATTTGTAACAATTATAGTAACTGCACATATAATGAAAGAACTTTTTTTTACCATTTTTCTCACCTCCAACTTTATACTCTTTACTAAACGATGTTATGTTGCAAGTCCATAGCCCATATAAGCTCCTGAAGCAGCACATGTAGCAAGATAAACTGCTCCTGCACCCCAACCAATCGGATTAGTAGCCATAACAACCGCCATTGTTGCTCCTAGGTAAACAGAACCACCAGTAAAAACACGATCCCAATTGGCTCCAGCTTCAATTGCCATCAGTTCTTCTGTAGTAAGTGATGTAAAAACACTTGAATCAAATGTAATTGTATTCATAGTGAATACCTCCTTATATAATTATTTCTATTTTGTCTTGTTGCAACCTTGACAAGTTTAGTATAGCACCTTCTTTTAAAAAATTTTCGCCATTTCCTGAACAGTCATTTAACTTTCCTAAACAGGAAAAATTTTCCGTTTGGTACTAATAACTAATCATTCAAGAATCATATTGATAAGACTACCCAATTTCTAATTTACCATTCGAGACGTTTCAATAACCATTTAAGATTTAAAGCTTCCTTGCTTAGCTGTTCATGACATAATAGACTTGTAAATGAACACGAAAGGACCTATACAAATGACATCCTACAAACGAACATTTGTCCCACAGATTGATGCTAGGGACTGTGGTGTCGCTGCGTTAGCTTCCATCGCAAAATTCTACGGTTCGAACTATTCTCTAGCCCACTTGAGAGAGTTAGCCAAAACGAATAAGGAAGGGACGACTGCTCTTGGGATTGTAAAAGCCGCTAATGAGATGGGATTTGAAACAAGGGCTATTCAAGCAGATATGACCCTTTTTGATATGGAAGATGTACCTTATCCCTTTATCGTCCATGTCAATAAGGATGGGAGACTTCAACACTACTATGTCGTCTATCAAGCAAAAAAAGACTATCTGATCATCGGTGACCCTGATCCGACAGTCAAAATCACGAAGATGACTAAGGAACGCTTTGCCTCCGAATGGACAGGGGTTGCCATTTTTCTAGCCCCTGAAGCAAGCTATAAGCCGCATAAAGATAAAAAGAATGGACTATTGAGTTTTCTTCCTTTAATTTTTAAACAGAGCTCTCTTATCTTCTATATTGTACTAGCAAGTCTCCTAGTCACTCTCATCAATATTAGCGGTTCTTACTATATTCAAGGAATTTTAGATGAATATATTCCTAATCAGATGAAGTCCACTTTAGGAATTATCTCTATTGGCTTGATTGTCACCTATATTCTCCAGCAGATAATGAGTTTCTCTCGAGACTATCTTCTCACTGTATTGAGTCAGAGACTAAGTATTGATGTCATTCTGTCTTATATCCGCCACATCTTTGAATTACCCATGTCCTTTTTTGCCACACGGCGGACAGGGGAAGTAATCTCCCGCTTTACAGATGCCAACTCCATCATTGACGCTTTAGCATCCACCATTCTATCCCTCTTTCTGGATGTCTCTATCCTCATCATCGTTGGTAGTGTCCTTCTGGTACAAAATACCAATCTTTTTTTACTATCACTGATTTCCGTCCCTATCTACATTGCCATTATTTTCATCTTTATGAAACCATTTGAAAAGATGAATCATGATGTCATGCAAAGCAATTCCATGGTCAGCTCCGCTATTATTGAAGATATTAACGGTATCGAAACCATCAAGTCATTAACTAGCGAAGAAAGGCGCTACCAGAAAATTGACAGCGAGTTCGTTGACTATCTAGATAAGTCCTTTAGATTAAGTAAGTACTCTATCCTACAAGGAACTCTAAAACAAGGAGCTCAATTAATCCTTAATACGGGTATTCTCTGGTTTGGAGCTAGATTAGTCATGGATAACTCGATTTCTATTGGTCAACTAATTACCTTCAATACACTGCTCAGCTATTTTACCCATCCTCTGGAAAATATCATCAACCTTCAAACAAAATTACAATCTGCAAAAGTAGCTAATAATCGTCTAAATGAAGTTTACTTGGTTGAATCAGAATTTAGCGATAGTCAGACACTAACAGATAGCCAATTTCTTTCTGGTGATATTCAGTTTGAAGACCTTTCCTACAAGTATGGTTTTGGTCGTGACACCTTATCAGACATCAATCTGACAATCAAAAAAGGCGACAAGGTGAGTCTCGTAGGGATTAGTGGTTCAGGAAAGACGACTTTAGCTAAAATGATTGTCAACTTCTTTGAACCCTACAAAGGACGCATCACCATTAACAATAACGACCTCAAAATGGTGGATAAAAAAGTATTGCGAAAACATATCAACTACCTCCCTCAACAAGCCTATATCTTTAGCGGTTCTGTTTTAGAGAATTTGACCTTGGGTGCTAATCAGATGATTCGTCAAGAAGATATTTTAAGGGCTTGTGAAATTGCAGAGATCCGCCATGACATCGAACAGATGCCTATGGGCTATCAAACAGAACTCTCTGACGGAGCAGGTCTGTCCGGTGGTCAAAAACAACGGATTGCCCTAGCCAGGGCTCTTCTCACCAAAGCTTCTGTTCTCATACTCGATGAAGCGACAAGCGGTCTTGATGTCCTGACAGAAAAAAAGGTGATTGATAACCTGATGACGATGACTGATAAAACCATTATTTTTGTAGCTCATCGACTTAGCATTTCTGAGCGAACCAATCAGGTCATTGTCCTTGACCAAGGAAAAATTATTGAGACTGGCTCTCATCAGGAACTAATGGCTAAGCAAGGCTTCTACCATCATTTATTTAGTAAGTAAGGAGATGCTCCATGAATCCAAATCTGTTTAAAAGCGCTGAATTTTATCAACGACGTTACCACAACTTTGCGACACTCCTGATTATTCCTTTAATCTTGTTCGTTAGCTTTCTAGTAATTTTTTCGCTATTTGCCAAGAAGGAAGTCACTGTCACCTCACGAGGAGAAATTACTCCAACAAAGATTATCGCTTCCATTCAATCAACCAGCAATAACACCATTCTTACCAATAACCTAGTAAATAATCAGCTAGTCAAAAAAGATGAGGTCATCATCAAATACTCTGAAACCATGGAAAGCTCTCAAAAGCAGGCTATAGAAACGCAATTAGCCCTCCTTCAGCGACAAAAAACTGGACTTGAAACTCTCAAATCCAGTTTAGAGCAGGGTACAAATCTTTTTTCAGGAGATGATGAATTTGGCTATGTCAATACGTTTCATAACTTTATCACACAATCACAAGATATCGAACTTGGTATCTCGAAAGTCAATACGGAAGTGAACAACCAAGCCGCTATCGCTAGTAATACTGTCGCAGCAATCGACAATCAGATCAACGCAATCCATCAGCAAATCTCCGAATATGAAGAGCTTCGCCAAGCAATTATCAGTCAAGCTCCCAGCTTATCAGTAGGCAATCCTCACCAAGCTACTCTGAATACTTACTTGTCTCAAGCCCAAAATCCAGCTACAGTAGATCAGTACATCTCACAAATCAATCAAAGTATTTCTAGTCTTGAAAATTCCATTGCTAGTCTCACTATCCAACGTGCAGGTACTGGAAGTATCTCTACTTATGATACTAGTTTGGGAACAAAAATCGAAGTTCTCCGAACTCAGTTCCTACAAACAGCTTCTCAGCAGCTCACAACTGTCGAAAATCAAATCACCGATCTAAAATCTCAGCTTGAACAAGCAACTGTTCGATTGGATAGCAATACCATCAAAGCTCCAGAAACGGGAATTATCCATTTCAATAGTGAATTTGAAGGCAAGAACCTTATTCCAAACGGCAGTGAAATCGCTCAAATTTATCCAAATATTAGTGAAACAAGAGAAGTTCTCATTAGCTACTATGTTCCTTCAGAATATGTCTCATTGCTTGAAAAAAATCAGATCGTTCGTCTCAACCTTGAGAAAATAGGGAATCAAGCAATCACTATTATTGGAAATATCCAATCCATTGATAAGACTGCTACCAAAACAGAACAAGGAAATCTCTTTAAGATTACAGCATTAGCGAAACTTCCTGATAAGGGTAGTACACTTATCCAATACGGCTTGCAAGGACGTGTGACCAGCGTTATTGACAAAAAAACTTACTTTGATTACTATAAGGATAAAATCTTACATCATTCTCAATAAATTCGCCATTCAGGAAATTTCAAAGTCTATTCCAGAAATAGCCACACAATTGATACAATTTTGATTATAATAAAATAAAAATTATATAAAGGAGGTCCTAAAATGGACAAGAAACAAACACTAACACAATTTCCTGAGCTAACCTGTTCTGAACTTCATCACATCTCTGGTGGGAATTGGTGGACGGATGTTTTAAATAGATTTAAACAAATATCCGAAATAAAATTAACTGGAGATATTAACAAACATCAGCTAGGATAAAGTACATTGAAAAGGCATAGAGATTACCCTATGCTTTTTCAATTTATAGCTTACTCAAGACCGATTTCTAAAATTTGGCAAAAAGTGTAATCCTGACTGGTCGTATTAAGGGAGGTGAGGGGATAATGTTCGAGTATTTTCATCACATTATATAGTCCAACTCCTCTATTACTACCTTTTGAACTGGTTCCAAAAGAATAGATTTCTGAGGTATCAATCACTTCTTCTTTCATGGAATTTTCAATAATCAACATCTGTTTATCATCGACCTGCAATAAGGCAATATTAATCTTAGGCACAGTAGTGCCTATTGCTGCATCAATAGCATTATCTAACAATATCGAAGCAATGGTGATAAAATCAACCAACTCCATGCCTCTTGGCTCAAAAACTTCAGGGACCTCTAGAGTGACTGATATGTTATTCTCACTAGCCTGCATAAACTTTGCCGCTAACAGACTTTTTAAGGCTGAGTTTGGAATATTCATCAAGCGACCAATATCATATTTCGGATTCCGCAATCTTTTATGAGAGTCCTTTAATACAGTTTCATAAATTTCCTTGATTTGAGAAATATTATCATCTTCAATACTTAACCGCAAGGTCGTCAACAGATTTGCATAATCGTGTCGAAATCCTCTCACCTCTCGATAAAGCTCTTCGACATGATGACTGTAATTTTCCATATTACTCAGCTGTAAGGTTTGTTGGAGTTGCAATTTCTTTTGCAATTTTTCTCTTACATGCCTATCTAATTGCTTGATAAGGCCCATAAAAATAATTAGATAAACTACTAAAATCAACCTACGATAATCAATAGTCATTATTCCTTCATCATACTCTAAATAGGTTAAAAATTGCATCAAGACATAATAAATAACCATAGCCCAATTTGTGCGGTAGAGCACTCGCTGATCTTTCAAGTCAATCAGACTGGTTTGTAATTTTATAAAATCATACTGTGACCATTTTAGAAAAAGAAAGACAAACACTAGACTTAGTAAAGCACTAAAATAATAAAGACTATCATTTAATGATGAAATCTTTCCTTGCTCCAACAAGGATAAAATAAAGTAAGAATTAATACGATGAAAGAGATTCCACAAAGTAAGCGGAAAAAGACCGTAGAAGATAAGCAATGTTTTAGGCAGTGGCTTCAAAAACACAAAAGATAGTAATAAACAATATAGTGGTAAGTCTAAATAATACAATAAATTATTTGGCATCACCTGCTTCACAGTTGCTAAGATTACTGCTATTAAGACGCGAAGAGCCAGTGCTATGAAAATAGATCGTGAAGAAAATCGGATACGATTGATAGCGAAAAATAAGACGATGACTAAACCATTAGATAGAATAGCTTCGATAAAGTACGGAATAATCTTCATAAATCCTCCTCAATTAATGTAGCTGCTCAATCGATGACAAGGTCCCCTCCATCTTTTGTCGTGCAATCAAACAACTTGCTCCATTAGGAAAATAGAGAAGTTTAGCTTGCCTGTCCACTTTAACAACATTCTTAGGATTGATAGCAAATGAACGATGACATTGTACTAATCTCTTCTCCTGTTTTAGAATATCTGATAAGCTCGCGGTAAATTCCATTCGGTCAGTCTTGGTATAGAGAATAACTCGATGAGGAAGTGGAGAAGTCTCTATATAATAGACGTCTTCAAAAGGATATTGAACCTGAGCATATTTCGATTTGAAATAAAAGGAATCATCAGCTATTGTTTTACCCTCCTTACTTTTTGCATAGAGTAGAGCTGCTTCAATGCGAGATTCAAATTCACTAGCAGATAATTCTTTATCGATATAATCCAATGCCGATACTTGATAACG
Protein-coding sequences here:
- a CDS encoding bacteriocin-type signal sequence, with the translated sequence MNTITFDSSVFTSLTTEELMAIEAGANWDRVFTGGSVYLGATMAVVMATNPIGWGAGAVYLATCAASGAYMGYGLAT
- a CDS encoding sensor histidine kinase; its protein translation is MKIIPYFIEAILSNGLVIVLFFAINRIRFSSRSIFIALALRVLIAVILATVKQVMPNNLLYYLDLPLYCLLLSFVFLKPLPKTLLIFYGLFPLTLWNLFHRINSYFILSLLEQGKISSLNDSLYYFSALLSLVFVFLFLKWSQYDFIKLQTSLIDLKDQRVLYRTNWAMVIYYVLMQFLTYLEYDEGIMTIDYRRLILVVYLIIFMGLIKQLDRHVREKLQKKLQLQQTLQLSNMENYSHHVEELYREVRGFRHDYANLLTTLRLSIEDDNISQIKEIYETVLKDSHKRLRNPKYDIGRLMNIPNSALKSLLAAKFMQASENNISVTLEVPEVFEPRGMELVDFITIASILLDNAIDAAIGTTVPKINIALLQVDDKQMLIIENSMKEEVIDTSEIYSFGTSSKGSNRGVGLYNVMKILEHYPLTSLNTTSQDYTFCQILEIGLE
- the blpZ gene encoding immunity protein BlpZ — translated: MVEQISELVWRCKMCKIIFFPDSVILDRLTPYIIKFASDEVASNILLLTTTMVAIFYFIPMLSFIIMVCGIHCILIPFILRLYVLERLLIKEKQNKDRIQ
- a CDS encoding peptide cleavage/export ABC transporter, which produces MTSYKRTFVPQIDARDCGVAALASIAKFYGSNYSLAHLRELAKTNKEGTTALGIVKAANEMGFETRAIQADMTLFDMEDVPYPFIVHVNKDGRLQHYYVVYQAKKDYLIIGDPDPTVKITKMTKERFASEWTGVAIFLAPEASYKPHKDKKNGLLSFLPLIFKQSSLIFYIVLASLLVTLINISGSYYIQGILDEYIPNQMKSTLGIISIGLIVTYILQQIMSFSRDYLLTVLSQRLSIDVILSYIRHIFELPMSFFATRRTGEVISRFTDANSIIDALASTILSLFLDVSILIIVGSVLLVQNTNLFLLSLISVPIYIAIIFIFMKPFEKMNHDVMQSNSMVSSAIIEDINGIETIKSLTSEERRYQKIDSEFVDYLDKSFRLSKYSILQGTLKQGAQLILNTGILWFGARLVMDNSISIGQLITFNTLLSYFTHPLENIINLQTKLQSAKVANNRLNEVYLVESEFSDSQTLTDSQFLSGDIQFEDLSYKYGFGRDTLSDINLTIKKGDKVSLVGISGSGKTTLAKMIVNFFEPYKGRITINNNDLKMVDKKVLRKHINYLPQQAYIFSGSVLENLTLGANQMIRQEDILRACEIAEIRHDIEQMPMGYQTELSDGAGLSGGQKQRIALARALLTKASVLILDEATSGLDVLTEKKVIDNLMTMTDKTIIFVAHRLSISERTNQVIVLDQGKIIETGSHQELMAKQGFYHHLFSK
- a CDS encoding ComC/BlpC family leader-containing pheromone/bacteriocin, whose amino-acid sequence is MDKKQTLTQFPELTCSELHHISGGNWWTDVLNRFKQISEIKLTGDINKHQLG
- a CDS encoding bacteriocin, which encodes MNTQIISQFKRMDIEQLTSVEGGEKVGVEEFVHVLAVCTAAGAAGSVFPVVGTLGEAILGAQYCTGTWAIIRAN
- a CDS encoding putative cross-wall-targeting lipoprotein signal domain-containing proteiin; its protein translation is MTEPKESSFSCQSIKIGKSVFRKSKKYRLHCSVALGTVVTDFVACVPSE
- a CDS encoding ComC/BlpC family leader-containing pheromone/bacteriocin; amino-acid sequence: MNTKTVEQFNSLNSNDLDTVVGGKVNWGQVG
- a CDS encoding bacteriocin secretion accessory protein, with the protein product MNPNLFKSAEFYQRRYHNFATLLIIPLILFVSFLVIFSLFAKKEVTVTSRGEITPTKIIASIQSTSNNTILTNNLVNNQLVKKDEVIIKYSETMESSQKQAIETQLALLQRQKTGLETLKSSLEQGTNLFSGDDEFGYVNTFHNFITQSQDIELGISKVNTEVNNQAAIASNTVAAIDNQINAIHQQISEYEELRQAIISQAPSLSVGNPHQATLNTYLSQAQNPATVDQYISQINQSISSLENSIASLTIQRAGTGSISTYDTSLGTKIEVLRTQFLQTASQQLTTVENQITDLKSQLEQATVRLDSNTIKAPETGIIHFNSEFEGKNLIPNGSEIAQIYPNISETREVLISYYVPSEYVSLLEKNQIVRLNLEKIGNQAITIIGNIQSIDKTATKTEQGNLFKITALAKLPDKGSTLIQYGLQGRVTSVIDKKTYFDYYKDKILHHSQ
- a CDS encoding CPBP family intramembrane glutamic endopeptidase produces the protein MQRFKNIMKLIGLIMLSLLINIFPMRLIGTQETTAEPMRWGASIGYLIVAISIVVIVWKQYQKKSGKKKYRFGWKDFGIALLFYLATRVVAIGGTILTQLVTGNQTSANDAALLATNEQVMKMFPLYFIAFHIAIGVFAPIMEELIFRGFFSHYFFKEHHKWLKLLVSSAIFAILHVVYPIEFVTYFALGAIFYLAYARRGNIVDSIAVHLLNNSLLVVFSVVNYLILIFM